GGACATCGATCGAATGAGACTTCAGAGTGTCTGACAACGCAGAATACCTTTCTTTGCGATCACTGGTGTCGTGAAACCTAACAACGAAAAAAGCAACATCGCGAGCCTGATTTTCGTTTACGGTTCGTTGAAACGCGGCTTCTCACTGCACCATCACCTCGCGGACCATACTTTCATAGGAACGGCCCAAACACTGCCGCTTTACAGGCTGTTTGACTGCGGCGAATATCCCGCTTTAGTGGATGCGGCGACCGATGGGCAGTGCGTGAAGGGTGAGGTTTATCGTGTGTCGAAAGCTTGTCAATTGCAGTTAGACGAAGTCGAAGGCGTTGACGAAGGCTTGTACGAAAGACGAGAAATCCGGCTGGCCACTCCATACGAAGACGCGTCAGTTCAAGCCTGGTTTTATCTGCATCCCGTTGCTGGCTTGAAAGACTGCGGTCAGGAGTGGCCGTAGAGTTTTTCCGGACGTTTTTACTCCGCTGGTCATATTTTTTGCCTGCGATCAGTGCGAGCGACTGCAGCGATCGCGTATTTGCAGCGTCCTAGGCCCGCTACGCCCACTTCTACCACGCCAGTTGGCCAACACACCAACCGGTACGTGCGGCCTCGGCGGTTTTTGCGAGGTCACCGGAACCTGCATTCGGCGGTTCGCGCCATCGTTGGACCTGCATTCGGCAGGGCATGCCGGTAACGCCGTGCAGTGCGGCAAATCGGATTTTTTTTGGGATCTCTTAGCGTTCCGCCGTATTGACCTGACCGGAAGACTCAGGTTATCACCCCCACTCGCATCGCTTTGACGCGCTCAAAACGGGTATGTCTGCGGGACGGTGCGAAGGGTGTTTGAGCCGCTTGGAATTCAATCGGACCGGCACCTGCGGAAATGGACCCCATCAAGTTAGAAACAAAATACGTCGTTCGCATCTGAACGGCGGCAAGCAGTCTGCAGAGTTTCGGACAATTCTGCTGGGCCTGTCTTCAAGGAGGACTTCCAAGTGCAAAAGGCCATCGGATTCATCGCCTGTGTCTCGGTGATGGCTGCCTCGCTGTATCTGTTCAGCGGCGGCGACCCATCCCGAATTCTGTCAGCTCAAACGGAGTCGTCCCCA
This DNA window, taken from Fuerstiella marisgermanici, encodes the following:
- a CDS encoding gamma-glutamylcyclotransferase family protein, producing the protein MKPNNEKSNIASLIFVYGSLKRGFSLHHHLADHTFIGTAQTLPLYRLFDCGEYPALVDAATDGQCVKGEVYRVSKACQLQLDEVEGVDEGLYERREIRLATPYEDASVQAWFYLHPVAGLKDCGQEWP